GCGCCGGCCTGCGCGGCAACTTCGGCCAGTCGAACTACGGCGCCGCCAAGGCCGGGATCATGGGCCTGACCCTGGTGTGGGCGATCGAGCACGAGAAGTACGGCATCACGATCAACGCCATGGCGCCGTCGGGCATGACCCGCATGACCGGCACCATCCCGGGCGTCGACAAGGACAATCCGCCGCCCGAGATGAACCCCGAGCTCAACGGCCCGCTCATCGCCTTCCTCGGCTCCGACAAGGCGGCGCACGTGAACGGACAGATCTTCGGTCGCCGTGGATTCGGCTACACGATCTTCCAGCAACCGCGCCCGGTGGCGATGATGTACAAACCGGGCGGCCTGACCGCGAGCGAGATCGCCGCCAACTTCAACGGCGTCTTCCTCGAGCACCTGCAGCCGATCGGCATCCCCGAAATGCGGATGCGCGCCCAGGCGCGCGAACAGAAGAAGGAGTAGTAGCCAGGCGGCACGGATGGAGCGCGCCGGCGGCATCGCCGCGGGCGCGCTCCACTCCCTGCTGGCGCGCGCGTCACAGGAAGGTCGCGAACAC
This genomic window from bacterium contains:
- a CDS encoding SDR family NAD(P)-dependent oxidoreductase, giving the protein MNMLLKDKVAVVTGSGRGIGRGIAIALAREGAKVIINDVGCEVDGRGTADDPAMQVVNEIKKIGSDAAPNYDSVSDFGGAERIIKSAVDTFGRIDILVNNAGIVRDRSLGKMSEEDFDAVLAVHLKGTFNCGRHALPIMREQGFGRVINITSSAGLRGNFGQSNYGAAKAGIMGLTLVWAIEHEKYGITINAMAPSGMTRMTGTIPGVDKDNPPPEMNPELNGPLIAFLGSDKAAHVNGQIFGRRGFGYTIFQQPRPVAMMYKPGGLTASEIAANFNGVFLEHLQPIGIPEMRMRAQAREQKKE